A genomic segment from Vespa crabro chromosome 25, iyVesCrab1.2, whole genome shotgun sequence encodes:
- the LOC124432531 gene encoding bestrophin-4-like isoform X2: MTVTYTAEVATCRGLGCFLKLLLRWRASIYKLVWLDLALFLFIYYSLSSIYRLILDDEQKKIFEAVVAYCNQYSDLIPLSFVLGFYVSIVMTRWWNQYMVIPWPDSIAVFVSATIHGNDERGRLMRRTIVRYVCVCLTLVLTNVSPRVKKRFPTLEHFVDTGLLLENELSIFQSLNAKFPKPSKHWLPIVWASSIVTRARKEGRIRDDFAVKTLIDELNKFRGMCGNLIHYDTISVPLVYTQVVTLAVYTYFLTSVMGRQWIQTSNSSTIDVYFPVFTTLQFFFYMGWLKVAETLINPFGEDDDDFEVNWIIDRNLQVSYLIVDEMHHEHPELIRDQYWDEIFPTELPYTAASQQFREEHPEPSTAGIQLSAAQQELQPSSVRIDEMVPDYQQKFRNDVADDAVSGIHFTADGKLSRSASRVSNRDRTFNTGSTPSNLDGSLTRVNSVTSMLKRLFSKEDRPDGGTSSGNKTPGRIQHSSSSASLQTRVHAGTGGSTKIGVIEEVDEQMTMTSMRPENRPHVQSIFPQGPPPASAPVDVPGSDHNRNRDIFSNSAPATTAHLTIADGNNGHDFENGNKYPSSARRERSSISYEPSRSYQSTTIGDGMISPRSSICSTNSSSDDEFTKLKIERENQRREKAFRRLARSISGHGNISHEAKNLTENEVLLLAELADASRLSLVPRDNDDKENEIAKV, from the exons ATGACGGTCACTTATACTGCCGAGGTCGCTACCTGTCGTGGTCTTGGTTGCTtccttaaattattattaag ATGGAGAGCAAGTATATACAAATTGGTGTGGTTAGACCTggccttatttttattcatttattattcattgtcAAGTATCTACCGATTGATACTGGATgacgaacaaaagaaaatatttgaagcTGTTGTGGCCTATTGCAATCAGTACAGCGATCTTATACCGTTGTCCTTTGTATTAGGATTTTATGTTAGTATAGTTATGACAAGATGGTGGAATCAATACATGGTTATACCTTGGCCAGATTCTATAGCTGTATTTGTATCGGCAACTATACACGGTAACGATGAGAGAGGTCGATTGATGCGTCGTACTATAGtcag ataTGTATGCGTTTGCTTGACCTTGGTGTTAACGAACGTCTCACCAAGAGTGAAAAAACGTTTCCCAACGTTAGAACATTTCGTCGATACTGGATTATTATTGGAGAATGAATTGTCAATATTTCAAAGCTTAAATGCCAAGTTTCCTAAGCCCAGTAAACATTGGTTACCAATCGTTTGGGCTTCGAGTATAGTTACAAGGGCTAGAAAGGAAGGTCGTATACGCGATGATTTTGCTGTTAAAACATTGATAGACGAGCTGAATAAATTCCGCGGAATGTGCGGAAATCTAATACATTATGATACCATAAGTGTACCATTGGTTTATACTCAG GTCGTTACATTGGCCGTTTACACGTATTTCTTGACAAGCGTTATGGGAAGACAATGGATCCAAACGTCAAACTCATCGACCATCGACGTTTATTTCCCTGTATTCACGACgctacaatttttcttttatatgggTTGGCTCAAGGTCGCCGAAACATTGATAAATCCATTCGGCGAGGACGACGATGATTTCGAAGTCAATTGGATAATAGATCGTAATTTgcag GTCAGTTATTTGATCGTCGACGAGATGCATCACGAACATCCAGAATTAATAAGGGATCAATATTGGgatgaaatatttccaacTGAATTACCTTACACTGCGGCCTCTCAACAATTCCGCGAGGAACATCCAGAACCATCGACGGCTGGTATACAATTGTCAGCCGCCCAGCAAGAACTTCAACCGTCCTCCGTTAGAATAGACGAGATGGTACCGGATTATCAACAAAAGTTTCGTAATGATGTTGCCGACGATGCCGTATCCGGAATACATTTTACTGCTGACGGGAAATTGTCCAG gAGTGCCAGTAGAGTGAGTAATCGTGACCGTACATTTAACACTGGATCAACGCCAAGTAACTTGGATGGTTCGCTGACCAGGGTCAACAGTGTAACCAGTATGTTAAAGAGATTGTTCAGTAAGGAGGATAGACCGGATGGTGGTACATCGAGTGGTAACAAAACACCCGGTAGAATTCAACATTCTAGTTCATCAGCATCATTGCAAACAAGAGTACACG CTGGTACAGGTGGCTCGACCAAGATCGGTGTTATCGAGGAGGTCGACGAACAAATGACTATGACATCAATGAGACCAGAAAATAGGCCACATGTACAAAGTATATTTCCGCAAGGACCGCCACCAGCTAGTGCACCGGTTGACGTACCTGGTTCTGATCATAACAGAAACAGAGACATCTTTTCTAACAGTGCACCTGCTACCACCGCTCATTTAACCATCGCTGATGGTAACAATGGTCATGATTTCGAGAACGGCAATAAATATCCTTCGAGTGCTag gagagagagatctaGCATCAGTTACGAACCTTCAAGAAGTTATCAAAGTACAACGATTGGCGATGGTATGATCAGCCCAAGAAGTTCTATATGTTCGACGAATAGTAGTTCCGACGACGAGTTtactaaattaaaaatagaaagggaaaATCAAAGACGTGAAAAGGCATTCAGACGATTGGCAAGAAGTATTAGCGGCCATGGTAATATATCTCACGAGGCAAAGAATTTAACAGAAAATGAAGTACTTTTGTTAGCGGAATTAGCGGACGCGTCGAGACTATCGTTGGTACCAagagataatgacgataaggaGAACGAAATTGCTAAGGTTTAA
- the LOC124432531 gene encoding bestrophin-4-like isoform X1, with protein MTVTYTAEVATCRGLGCFLKLLLRWRASIYKLVWLDLALFLFIYYSLSSIYRLILDDEQKKIFEAVVAYCNQYSDLIPLSFVLGFYVSIVMTRWWNQYMVIPWPDSIAVFVSATIHGNDERGRLMRRTIVRYVCVCLTLVLTNVSPRVKKRFPTLEHFVDTGLLLENELSIFQSLNAKFPKPSKHWLPIVWASSIVTRARKEGRIRDDFAVKTLIDELNKFRGMCGNLIHYDTISVPLVYTQVVTLAVYTYFLTSVMGRQWIQTSNSSTIDVYFPVFTTLQFFFYMGWLKVAETLINPFGEDDDDFEVNWIIDRNLQVSYLIVDEMHHEHPELIRDQYWDEIFPTELPYTAASQQFREEHPEPSTAGIQLSAAQQELQPSSVRIDEMVPDYQQKFRNDVADDAVSGIHFTADGKLSRSATTAKIPRSASRVSNRDRTFNTGSTPSNLDGSLTRVNSVTSMLKRLFSKEDRPDGGTSSGNKTPGRIQHSSSSASLQTRVHAGTGGSTKIGVIEEVDEQMTMTSMRPENRPHVQSIFPQGPPPASAPVDVPGSDHNRNRDIFSNSAPATTAHLTIADGNNGHDFENGNKYPSSARRERSSISYEPSRSYQSTTIGDGMISPRSSICSTNSSSDDEFTKLKIERENQRREKAFRRLARSISGHGNISHEAKNLTENEVLLLAELADASRLSLVPRDNDDKENEIAKV; from the exons ATGACGGTCACTTATACTGCCGAGGTCGCTACCTGTCGTGGTCTTGGTTGCTtccttaaattattattaag ATGGAGAGCAAGTATATACAAATTGGTGTGGTTAGACCTggccttatttttattcatttattattcattgtcAAGTATCTACCGATTGATACTGGATgacgaacaaaagaaaatatttgaagcTGTTGTGGCCTATTGCAATCAGTACAGCGATCTTATACCGTTGTCCTTTGTATTAGGATTTTATGTTAGTATAGTTATGACAAGATGGTGGAATCAATACATGGTTATACCTTGGCCAGATTCTATAGCTGTATTTGTATCGGCAACTATACACGGTAACGATGAGAGAGGTCGATTGATGCGTCGTACTATAGtcag ataTGTATGCGTTTGCTTGACCTTGGTGTTAACGAACGTCTCACCAAGAGTGAAAAAACGTTTCCCAACGTTAGAACATTTCGTCGATACTGGATTATTATTGGAGAATGAATTGTCAATATTTCAAAGCTTAAATGCCAAGTTTCCTAAGCCCAGTAAACATTGGTTACCAATCGTTTGGGCTTCGAGTATAGTTACAAGGGCTAGAAAGGAAGGTCGTATACGCGATGATTTTGCTGTTAAAACATTGATAGACGAGCTGAATAAATTCCGCGGAATGTGCGGAAATCTAATACATTATGATACCATAAGTGTACCATTGGTTTATACTCAG GTCGTTACATTGGCCGTTTACACGTATTTCTTGACAAGCGTTATGGGAAGACAATGGATCCAAACGTCAAACTCATCGACCATCGACGTTTATTTCCCTGTATTCACGACgctacaatttttcttttatatgggTTGGCTCAAGGTCGCCGAAACATTGATAAATCCATTCGGCGAGGACGACGATGATTTCGAAGTCAATTGGATAATAGATCGTAATTTgcag GTCAGTTATTTGATCGTCGACGAGATGCATCACGAACATCCAGAATTAATAAGGGATCAATATTGGgatgaaatatttccaacTGAATTACCTTACACTGCGGCCTCTCAACAATTCCGCGAGGAACATCCAGAACCATCGACGGCTGGTATACAATTGTCAGCCGCCCAGCAAGAACTTCAACCGTCCTCCGTTAGAATAGACGAGATGGTACCGGATTATCAACAAAAGTTTCGTAATGATGTTGCCGACGATGCCGTATCCGGAATACATTTTACTGCTGACGGGAAATTGTCCAG AAGTGCTACCACTGCTAAAATACCAAG gAGTGCCAGTAGAGTGAGTAATCGTGACCGTACATTTAACACTGGATCAACGCCAAGTAACTTGGATGGTTCGCTGACCAGGGTCAACAGTGTAACCAGTATGTTAAAGAGATTGTTCAGTAAGGAGGATAGACCGGATGGTGGTACATCGAGTGGTAACAAAACACCCGGTAGAATTCAACATTCTAGTTCATCAGCATCATTGCAAACAAGAGTACACG CTGGTACAGGTGGCTCGACCAAGATCGGTGTTATCGAGGAGGTCGACGAACAAATGACTATGACATCAATGAGACCAGAAAATAGGCCACATGTACAAAGTATATTTCCGCAAGGACCGCCACCAGCTAGTGCACCGGTTGACGTACCTGGTTCTGATCATAACAGAAACAGAGACATCTTTTCTAACAGTGCACCTGCTACCACCGCTCATTTAACCATCGCTGATGGTAACAATGGTCATGATTTCGAGAACGGCAATAAATATCCTTCGAGTGCTag gagagagagatctaGCATCAGTTACGAACCTTCAAGAAGTTATCAAAGTACAACGATTGGCGATGGTATGATCAGCCCAAGAAGTTCTATATGTTCGACGAATAGTAGTTCCGACGACGAGTTtactaaattaaaaatagaaagggaaaATCAAAGACGTGAAAAGGCATTCAGACGATTGGCAAGAAGTATTAGCGGCCATGGTAATATATCTCACGAGGCAAAGAATTTAACAGAAAATGAAGTACTTTTGTTAGCGGAATTAGCGGACGCGTCGAGACTATCGTTGGTACCAagagataatgacgataaggaGAACGAAATTGCTAAGGTTTAA
- the LOC124432506 gene encoding phospholipid-transporting ATPase VA, with product MSERGMQEAACEEIEKQASLYVFPGVSRQQQQQQQQQQYQGNTISTLQLPPLSAPTILGSMRTNDVGEIKDIEDPSSRLRRRPYSKTHTRSASHGGVLASSSVTTNPITYQTSWQTPPWPTGGGSYLGPLPTLTGPIRPSALKKPGHQRAFSQGQVVDVQSQLPVSGHSRVGSRTDFILPPGHREESRPSTAGKVPSFRGHSRQASRSESIYTIRRSAAPPLWRRIWARYFGSLPEEPRLRTIVPNHLVPPRTSKSQHPNGGRMNNRIKTTKYTILNFIPRNLFEQCRRIANLYFIFIVLLNWVPDINAFGKEVAIIPVVFVLGVTALKDIFEDRRRSMSDRRINNSTCRVYVGEGGRYMQVAWKDVKVGDLVHLSNNEVVPADLLLLRSSDPQGLAYIDTCNLDGETNLKQRQVVRGFFELQDTFQPAKFRSMLEVDQPSTKINRFHGAVVHPNGGRVPVTIDNLLLRECLLKNTDFIEGIVVYAGHETKAMLNNGGPRHKRSRLEKRMNCDIIWCMVILVKLCMIGAIGYRLWLSSFSSTILIPFLPVLQDPNYESMITFWTFVIILQVMIPLSLYVTIEMAKIGQIYHIGRDSFLYDKETGRRAECRALNITEELGQVQYIFSDKTGTLTENKMLFRRCAVGGQDYAHEGEGENLIPCPRLKEDLLIGTFRHRLQEFLIVLATCNTVVVNSQPHHDIMNSSGLIEEPHKNGSGPTRYERLSESRSVTPSPSPSIPPLPLPTPPASITGDSSSPISSIIDSAAVLNDTPKLQSKVVRPKLLNVTSIPSLSLGLLSRKQSPNGGQKRRNILSPIFDMSGKSVEQLTPTPAIYEAESPDELALVNAARAYDVKLLKRTPRNTIISLPDKSILSYEILYVLPFDSSRKCMSVVVRHPLTGEIILYSKGADTTVLASLTSSDENSMTSAKIRQQLNSYARQGLRTLVMARRSLTQQEYETWHEKHLEAELAIENRERRIRDSYASLENHMTLLGATGIEDKLQPGVPETITALVKAGIIVWVLTGDKPETAVNVAYSAGLFSPAMQLLQLQTRSKSVAETLIRGYLESAKRDNIMNDGVDNRNEDGIAMYSYDLTERDAHRIGSPWPRKRALVVDGKTLTVILDPRSGLTGPFLELTRTCSSVLACRATPLQKAYIVRIVKEQLRMRTLAIGDGANDVSMIQTADVGVGISGQEGRQAVMAADFAICRFYMLNRLLLLHGHWCYDRLSRMILYFFYKNATFVFLIFWFQFYCGFSGAVMIDQIYLMLYNLLFISLPPLVLGVYDRITTPNILLSMPELYKRGRLGLVYRPISFWITIADAFYESIVIFFTIFITYYDTTVDIWEFGTTITTACIFSMLLHVSIETRSWTIIHVVAIMGSLFIYMGFCLIYNAICINCMGLPGSFWIMEMAFRRHTYWLSVILTTVLAALPRLAYRSARSTLVPDMIQRATIAVSKTQGRRERIIERGNSSFITDWPSSTQVRNTTARPRSYGNQNDVLTTIVA from the exons ATGTCCGAGAGAGGTATGCAAGAAGCAGCTTGCGAGGAGATCGAGAAACAGGCTTCTCTTTACGTATTCCCGGGAGTTTCTCgtcagcagcaacaacaacagcaacaacaacaatatcaaggAAATACTATATCAACCCTACAACTCCCACCATTATCAGCACCTACTATACTTGGTTCCATGAGAACCAACGATGTAGGAGAGATCAAGGATATCGAGGATCCTTCATCTCGATTAAGAAGAAGACCATATTCAAAGACCCATACAAGATCAGCCAGTCATGGTGGTGTCCTAGCGAGTTCAAGCGTTACGACAAATCCAATAACATATCAAACATCATGGCAAACACCACCCTGGCCAACCGGTGGTGGATCATATTTAGGTCCTTTACCAACGTTAACCGGTCCGATCCGACCGTCGGCATTGAAAAAACCAGGACATCAGAGAGCATTCAGTCAAGGACAGGTTGTAGATGTTCAAAGTCAACTTCCTGTTTCGGGGCACAGTCGTGTTGGCTCAAGAACAGATTTTATTTTGCCCCCTGGCCACAGAGAGGAATCACGGCCGTCGACTGCTGGAAAAGTGCCCTCCTTTCGTGGACATTCCAGGCAAGCCTCCAG atcGGAATCAATTTATACAATAAGACGTAGCGCGGCACCGCCATTATGGAGAAGAATTTGGGCACGTTATTTTGGATCTTTACCAGAGGAGCCCAGATTAAGGACCATCGTACCTAATCACTTGGTACCACCGCGTACCTCAAAAAGTCAACATCCAAATGGAGGAAGGATGAACAATAG GATAAAGACAACGAAATATACGATCCTGAACTTTATACCACGTAACCTGTTCGAACAGTGCCGACGTATtgctaatttatattttatattcatcgtTCTACTTAATTGGGTACCAGATATCAATGCATTTGGAAAGGAAGTGGCAATAATACCAGTTGTATTTGTATTGGGTGTAACAGctttgaaagatatttttgaaGATCGAAGAAGATCTATGAGCGATCGTAGAATCAACAATTCAACATGTCGCGTATATGTTGG ggAAGGTGGTAGATACATGCAAGTTGCATGGAAGGATGTAAAGGTCGGTGACCTGGTACACCTTTCAAACAACGAAGTAGTACCGGCAGATCTATTACTTCTCCGTAGCAGTGATCCTCAGGGTTTAGCTTATATCGATACCTGTAATTTAGATGGCGAAACGAATTTAAAACAGCGACAGGTTGTACGTGGTTTTTTCGAATTACAGGATACATTTCAACCGGCAAAATTTCGTTCAATGCTTGAGGTTGATCAACCTAGTACTAAAATAAATAG gtttCATGGTGCTGTAGTACATCCAAATGGCGGCAGGGTACCGGTTacaattgataatttattactCAGGGAatgtttgttaaaaaatacTGACTTTATTGAAGGTATTGTGGTCTATGCTGGACATGAGACCAAAGCTATGTTGAATAATGGTGGTCCAAGGCACAAG CGTTCGCGTTTGGAGAAAAGGATGAACTGCGACATAATATGGTGTATGGTAATATTGGTAAAATTGTGCATGATCGGTGCAATTGGTTATCGATTATGGTTATCGTCCTTTTCATCGACAATTTTGATCCCCTTTCTTCCCGTTTTACAAGATCCTAATTACGAGAGTATGATTACATTTTGGACATTTGTTATAATCCTACAAGTTATGATACCATTGAGTTTATATGTGACAATTGAAATGGCCAAAATCGGACAGATATATCACATTGGTCGTGACAGTTTTTTGTACGACAAAGAAACTGGACGTAGAGCTGAATGCCGTGCTTTGAATATTACTGAAGAATTAGGTCAG GTTCAGTATATATTTTCGGATAAGACTGGAACATTGACGGAGAATAAGATGTTATTTAGAAGGTGCGCAGTAGGTGGACAAGATTATGCGCATGAGGGCGAGGGTGAAAATTTAATACCTTGTCCAAGATTAAAAGAAGACTTGTTGATTGGTACATTTAGGCATCGTTTACAAGAGTTCCTTATCGTATTGGCAACTTGTAACACGGTTGTGGTTAATTCTCAACCGCATCATGATATTATGAACTCGAGTGGTCTTATCGAAGAACCACATAAAAATGGTAGTGGACCGACAAG ATACGAGAGATTGTCCGAGTCAAGAAGCGTGACCCCATCACCGTCACCCTCTATACCACCATTACCATTGCCTACACCACCAGCAAGTATAACAGGTGATAGTTCATCGCCAATCTCATCTATCATAGATTCGGCTGCGGTTCTTAACGATACACCTAAATTACAATCTAAAGTGGTTAG GccaaaattattaaacgtaACGTCGATACCGAGCTTAAGTTTGGGattattatcgagaaaacaaTCACCTAACGGTGGACAAAAGAGACGTAATATTTTGAGTCCGATATTTGATATGAGCGGAAAGTCAGTCGAACAACTGACACCAACGCCAGCAATTTACGAAGCTGAAAGTCCTGATGAGTTGGCATTGGTCAATGCAGCAAGAGCATACGATGTTAAATTACTTAAACGTACACCTCGCAATACTATAATTTCATTGCCTGACAAGTCGATTCTAAGTTATGAGATTTTATAT gTTTTGCCATTCGATTCTAGCAGGAAGTGTATGTCAGTTGTCGTACGTCATCCATTAACCGGTGAAATCATTTTGTATAGCAAGGGAGCAGATACTACGGTGTTAGCGTCATTGACATCAAGCGATGAAAATTCTATGACCTCGGCTAAGATCAGGCAACAATTAAATTCTTATGCCCGTCAAGGTCTTCGCACATTGGTAATGGCAAGAAGATCATTGACCCAACAAGAATATGAAACATGGCATGAGAAACATTTGGAAGCGGAATTGGCCATTGAAAATCGTGAACGTCGTATACGAGACTCTTATGCCAGTTTGGAAAATCATATGACGTTGTTAGGTGCAACCGGGATCGAAGATAAATTGCAACCTGGTGTACCGGAAACTATCACCGCTCTTGTTAAAGCTGGAATAATAGTTTGGGTTCTAACAG GTGATAAGCCAGAAACAGCGGTGAACGTTGCTTACTCGGCAGGTTTATTTTCTCCGGCAATGCAACTTTTGCAATTACAAACTAGATCGAAATCTGTCGCGGAAACTTTAATCCGTGGTTATTTGGAATCAGCTAAAAGGGATAATATAATGAACGATGGTGTTGATAATCGTAATGAGGATGGTATAGCTATGTATAGTTATGATTTAACGGAAAGGGATGCTCATAGGATAGGTAGTCCATGGCCAAGGAAACGTGCACTTGTAGTTGATGGTAAAACGTTGACGGTCATACTAGATCCAAGATCTGGTTTAACAGGTCCTTTCCTTGAATTAACAAGAACCTGTTCCAGTGTACTTGCTTGTAGAGCTACGCCCCTACAAAAG GCTTATATAGTACGTATAGTGAAGGAACAATTAAGAATGAGAACATTGGCTATAGGCGATGGTGCTAATGACGTGAGCATGATACAAACAGCCGATGTTGGTGTTGGTATATCCGGTCAAGAAGGTAGACAAGCGGTTATGGCCGCTGATTTTGCTATTTGCAGATTTTACATGTTAAATAGACTTTTACTGTTACATGGACATTGGTGTTACGATAGATTGTCCAGAatgatattgtattttttttataaaaatgccACTTTCGTATTCCTCATATTTTGGTTCCAG ttttACTGTGGTTTCTCCGGTGCGGTAATGATAGACCAAATTTATCTGATGTTGTACAACCTGTTGTTCATTTCTCTACCACCTCTTGTACTAGGCGTATACGATCGAATAACCACACcgaatattttactttctatGCCGGAACTTTATAAAAGGGGACGATTGGGTTTAGTTTATCGGCCGATCTCCTTTTGGATCACTATAGCCGACGCCTTTTACGAGAGCATCGTCATATTTTTTACCATCTTCATA acgTATTACGATACAACCGTTGATATATGGGAATTTGGAACGACCATAACTACAGCGTGCATTTTTTCAATGCTATTACATGTATCGATAGAAACAAGATCTTgg ACGATAATTCATGTTGTCGCTATAATGGGATCGCTCTTCATTTACATGGGATTCTGTTTAATATACAATGCCATTTGTATTAATTGTATGGGTTTACCGGGTTCATTTTGGATAATGGAAATGGCGTTTAGAAGGCATACCTATTGGCTTTCTGTGATATTAACGACAGTACTAGCCGCACTACCgag ATTGGCGTATAGAAGTGCGAGATCAACATTGGTACCTGATATGATACAACGTGCAACTATTGCGGTTTCGAAAACTCAGGGACgtagagagagaataattgaAAGGGGCAATTCAAGTTTTATCACCGATTGGCCAAGTTCGACGCAGGTTCGGAACACCACCGCCAG GCCAAGGAGTTATGGGAATCAGAACGACGTATTAACGACCATCGTTGCGTGA